From Helicobacter sp. 11S03491-1:
TACCTCACACTCAATTATGCTTATCGGTTTTAAAATATAAATAAAAATTAAGGAGTTCATATGAGATTAATTCTGGCATTAATATTACCTTGGCTATCGTTTTTTACTATAGGTAAGCCTATATCAGGAGTGATTTGTCTCATGCTTCAAATCACTTTTATTGGTTGGATACCCGCTTCTATTTGGGCAGTGTATGCGCTCTCCGGATACAAAACAGATAAAAAAATCGCCGCGGCATTAAAAAAACAAAATAATCAAGACTGAATATAAAAAGTCCGAAAAAAATATGTCAATTAATCGTGGTTTGTGTTATAAGTTGTATCTTTATAGCTTGTTCTTCACCTC
This genomic window contains:
- a CDS encoding YqaE/Pmp3 family membrane protein, with product MRLILALILPWLSFFTIGKPISGVICLMLQITFIGWIPASIWAVYALSGYKTDKKIAAALKKQNNQD